From the genome of Solidesulfovibrio sp., one region includes:
- a CDS encoding methyltransferase domain-containing protein, producing the protein MAWDSGQYLKFEAQRTQPARDLAARIGREGVRDVLDVGCGPGNSSRVLAERFPGARVRGIDSSPEMIAAARARHPDLEFSLCDAGKELATLGLAFDVVFSNACIQWIPDHPKLVRELLGLVRPGGVLAVQTPMNYDEPIHTIIAGLVAGEKWRGAFKQPRIFYNLRPGQYFDLLADVAAGFDLWQTTYYHVLPSHAAIMEWYRGTGLRPYLSALPEAQRAVFEADVFAQVVEQYPNQRDGRIIFRFPRFFFTATPKAA; encoded by the coding sequence ATGGCTTGGGATAGCGGGCAGTATTTGAAGTTCGAGGCGCAGCGGACGCAGCCGGCCAGGGACCTGGCGGCGCGGATCGGGCGCGAGGGCGTGCGCGACGTCCTGGACGTGGGCTGCGGCCCGGGCAACAGCAGCCGGGTGCTGGCCGAACGCTTCCCCGGGGCGCGCGTGCGCGGCATCGACAGCTCGCCGGAAATGATCGCGGCGGCCCGGGCCAGGCATCCCGACCTGGAGTTTTCGCTGTGCGACGCGGGCAAGGAGCTGGCGACGCTGGGGCTGGCCTTCGATGTGGTCTTTTCCAATGCCTGCATCCAATGGATTCCCGACCACCCCAAGCTCGTGCGCGAGTTGCTGGGGCTTGTGCGGCCCGGCGGCGTGCTGGCCGTGCAGACGCCCATGAATTACGACGAGCCCATCCACACGATCATCGCCGGGCTGGTGGCCGGGGAGAAGTGGCGGGGGGCGTTTAAGCAGCCGCGCATCTTTTACAATCTGCGGCCCGGGCAGTATTTCGACCTGCTCGCCGACGTGGCGGCGGGCTTTGACCTCTGGCAGACCACCTACTACCATGTGCTGCCCTCCCACGCCGCCATCATGGAGTGGTACCGGGGCACGGGGCTGCGGCCGTACCTGAGCGCCCTGCCCGAGGCGCAGCGGGCCGTCTTCGAGGCCGACGTCTTCGCCCAGGTCGTCGAGCAATACCCGAACCAGCGGGACGGCCGGATCATCTTTCGTTTTCCCCGCTTCTTTTTCACGGCCACGCCAAAGGCCGCATAA
- the hslU gene encoding ATP-dependent protease ATPase subunit HslU, whose product MHASLTPREIVSELDKYIIGQQDAKRMVAIAMRNRWRRQQIEPTLRDEIAPKNIIMIGPTGVGKTEIARRLAKLAGSPFFKVEATKFTEVGYVGRDVESMVRDLMEIGVNLVRKEEQDKVAAKAEKNAEERLLDLLLPESQRGGAIPIPMPAAPEAPTPPTGDAPTSTREKLRKLWREGKLDDRVVPVEVSVPAPQVEIMSMPGMEDMGSQFKDMFSKMFPQRKKTRNMRVRDAYDVLLQEESDRLVDMDKVSEAAKERVEQTGIIFIDEIDKICGKQGGGSGPDVSREGVQRDLLPVVEGCVVNTKYGMVKTDHILFIAAGAFHFSKPSDLVPELQGRFPLRVELRPLTAEDFYRILTEPQNALTVQYKALLGTEGVTLDFTDEALREVARFARKVNEETENIGARRLYTIMEKILSDLSFTASDQGGQTVVVDPAYVRDKLSDVAEDRDLSRYIL is encoded by the coding sequence ATGCACGCCAGTCTGACGCCGCGCGAGATCGTTTCCGAGCTCGACAAGTACATCATCGGCCAGCAGGACGCCAAGCGCATGGTGGCCATCGCCATGCGCAACCGCTGGCGCCGCCAGCAGATCGAACCCACGCTTCGCGACGAGATCGCGCCCAAAAACATCATCATGATCGGCCCCACGGGCGTGGGCAAGACCGAGATCGCCCGCCGGCTGGCGAAACTGGCCGGGTCGCCCTTTTTCAAGGTCGAGGCCACGAAATTCACCGAGGTCGGCTACGTCGGCCGGGACGTGGAATCCATGGTGCGCGACCTGATGGAGATCGGCGTCAACCTGGTGCGCAAGGAGGAGCAGGACAAGGTGGCGGCCAAGGCGGAAAAAAACGCCGAGGAGCGCCTGCTCGACCTGCTTTTGCCCGAATCCCAGCGCGGCGGGGCCATCCCCATCCCCATGCCGGCCGCGCCCGAGGCGCCGACGCCGCCCACCGGCGACGCGCCGACGAGCACCCGCGAAAAGCTGCGCAAGCTCTGGCGCGAGGGCAAGCTCGACGACCGGGTCGTGCCCGTGGAGGTGTCCGTGCCCGCGCCCCAGGTCGAGATCATGTCCATGCCGGGCATGGAGGACATGGGCTCGCAGTTCAAGGACATGTTTTCCAAGATGTTCCCCCAGCGCAAGAAGACGCGCAACATGCGCGTGCGCGACGCCTACGACGTGCTGTTGCAGGAAGAGTCCGACCGCCTGGTGGACATGGACAAGGTGTCCGAGGCGGCCAAGGAGCGCGTCGAGCAGACGGGCATCATCTTCATCGACGAGATCGACAAGATCTGCGGCAAGCAGGGCGGCGGCTCCGGCCCGGACGTCTCCCGCGAGGGCGTGCAGCGCGATCTGCTGCCCGTGGTCGAGGGCTGCGTGGTCAACACCAAGTACGGCATGGTGAAAACCGATCACATCCTTTTTATTGCCGCCGGCGCCTTCCATTTCTCCAAGCCGTCGGACCTGGTGCCGGAGTTGCAGGGCCGGTTCCCCCTGCGTGTGGAATTGCGGCCGCTTACGGCCGAGGATTTCTACCGCATCCTGACCGAGCCGCAAAACGCGCTGACCGTGCAGTACAAGGCGCTTTTGGGCACCGAGGGCGTGACGCTTGACTTCACCGACGAGGCGCTTCGCGAGGTGGCCCGGTTCGCCCGCAAGGTCAACGAGGAGACCGAGAACATCGGCGCCCGGCGGCTGTATACCATCATGGAAAAGATCCTGTCCGACCTGTCGTTTACCGCCTCGGACCAGGGCGGACAGACCGTGGTGGTGGACCCGGCCTACGTGCGGGACAAGCTTTCCGACGTGGCCGAAGACCGCGACCTTTCCCGCTACATCCTGTAA
- the argB gene encoding acetylglutamate kinase, translating to MDREHAKARLLLEALPYIRKFFGKTVVIKYGGHAMVDEALQKSFALNVILLKYIGINPVIVHGGGPQIGQMLKQLNITSEFRQGLRVTDDATMDVVEMVLVGKVNKNIVNLINLNGGTAVGLSGKDGRLISARKLEMVLEKGDAPPEIIDLGKVGEVTGINTGLITTLLGQGFIPVIAPVGVDEKGETYNINADTVAGAVAGALGAKRLVLLTDVAGVLDKDKNLISSLDIVEASQAMASGVLTGGMIPKVTCCMEAVDAGVEKAHILDGRVENCIILEFFTNSGIGTEIVCKRCNL from the coding sequence ATGGATCGCGAACACGCCAAGGCCAGGTTGCTGCTGGAAGCCCTGCCGTACATCCGCAAGTTCTTCGGCAAGACGGTCGTCATCAAGTACGGCGGGCATGCCATGGTGGACGAAGCCCTGCAAAAAAGCTTCGCCTTAAACGTCATCCTGCTCAAATACATCGGCATAAACCCGGTCATCGTCCACGGCGGCGGGCCGCAAATTGGCCAGATGCTCAAGCAGCTCAACATAACGAGCGAATTCCGCCAGGGGCTGCGCGTCACCGACGACGCCACCATGGACGTGGTCGAGATGGTGCTCGTGGGCAAGGTCAACAAGAACATCGTCAACCTCATCAACTTAAACGGCGGCACGGCCGTCGGGCTGTCCGGCAAGGACGGCCGGCTTATCTCCGCCCGCAAGCTGGAAATGGTGCTGGAAAAGGGCGACGCGCCCCCGGAGATCATCGACCTCGGCAAGGTGGGCGAGGTCACGGGCATCAACACCGGGCTGATCACCACGTTGCTCGGCCAGGGATTTATCCCGGTCATCGCGCCGGTGGGGGTGGACGAGAAGGGCGAGACCTACAACATCAACGCCGACACCGTGGCCGGGGCCGTGGCCGGGGCGCTCGGGGCCAAGCGCCTGGTGCTTTTAACCGACGTGGCCGGCGTGCTGGACAAGGACAAGAACCTCATCTCGTCGCTCGACATCGTCGAGGCCTCCCAGGCCATGGCCTCGGGCGTGCTGACCGGCGGCATGATCCCGAAAGTCACCTGCTGCATGGAGGCCGTGGACGCCGGAGTGGAGAAGGCCCACATCCTGGACGGGCGGGTGGAGAACTGCATCATTTTGGAGTTTTTCACGAATTCCGGCATCGGCACGGAAATCGTCTGCAAGCGCTGCAACCTGTAG
- a CDS encoding class I SAM-dependent methyltransferase: MPRLTDAQPAPSRSFDAKAGREPVIARELFRPGPLRDDFARLSHPAAPMANADILSFLLKFFYASLYPGSENHAVPLTEMSTQIGRFYDLWSSEGPDGAVPLAGPYSAFSLRMLTDLPRTAHIFRSVANRPLPPAMIQDPFLGLDCGTGSGILLAAAWFQAKRNGVAETRLFGLDIDPEIAGRTRLLFESLGIGEVLVADAREPDAYQRLPDGPVAFVANENVAAPTARLSAEPFSAIHAALFSVLSRRLRNAVFFPEALVVRDREAEMDVVLSKNNRFQLPRHYRHLRPRPRAIVIEGRLTRLWQVGKDFRHAIPESWLSVMPGRW; this comes from the coding sequence ATGCCGCGACTTACCGACGCCCAGCCCGCACCGTCCCGCAGTTTCGACGCGAAGGCCGGCCGGGAACCCGTCATCGCCCGCGAACTGTTCCGCCCCGGGCCGCTTCGCGACGACTTCGCGCGCTTGTCGCACCCCGCCGCGCCCATGGCCAATGCGGATATCTTGAGTTTTCTGCTCAAATTCTTCTACGCTTCGCTGTATCCCGGCTCCGAGAACCATGCCGTGCCTTTGACGGAGATGAGCACCCAGATCGGACGGTTTTATGACTTGTGGTCGAGCGAAGGCCCCGACGGCGCGGTGCCGCTGGCCGGGCCCTACAGCGCCTTTTCCCTGCGCATGCTGACGGATCTGCCGCGCACGGCCCACATTTTCCGGTCCGTGGCCAACCGGCCCCTGCCGCCGGCCATGATCCAGGACCCGTTTCTCGGCCTCGACTGCGGCACGGGCAGCGGCATTTTGCTGGCCGCGGCCTGGTTCCAGGCCAAGCGCAACGGCGTGGCCGAAACGCGGCTTTTCGGCCTGGACATCGACCCGGAAATCGCCGGCCGCACGCGGCTGCTCTTCGAGTCCCTCGGCATCGGCGAAGTGCTCGTGGCCGACGCCCGGGAACCGGACGCCTACCAACGCCTGCCCGACGGCCCGGTGGCCTTCGTCGCCAACGAGAACGTGGCCGCGCCCACGGCCCGGCTGTCGGCGGAACCGTTCTCGGCCATCCACGCGGCGCTTTTTTCGGTGCTGTCCAGGCGGCTGCGAAACGCCGTCTTTTTCCCCGAGGCCCTGGTCGTTCGCGACCGCGAAGCGGAAATGGACGTGGTGCTGTCCAAGAACAACCGCTTCCAACTGCCGCGCCATTACCGGCATCTGCGGCCGCGCCCGCGCGCCATCGTCATCGAGGGGCGGCTGACCCGCCTGTGGCAGGTGGGCAAGGATTTCCGCCACGCCATTCCGGAAAGCTGGCTCTCGGTCATGCCGGGACGGTGGTAA
- a CDS encoding MBOAT family O-acyltransferase codes for MNITSFEFALFFAVILPLNWLLRRFAGPYRLFLLISSYVFYASFNAKFLLILLVFSFLTWFFAVVFAETKDVRFRRFCLILYVAFSLGMLVFFKYYEMLYISADWLFRTLAVASPVPLLDVIMPIGISFFTFQGMSYAIDVYRDPAKVERSLVEVFCFISFFPTILSGPILRAGNFLPQLKKEKVEPVDFTRAFYLLTRGLLKKIIISSYLSEHIVRTTFGAPEGFSSAAVLVGVLSYAAQIYCDFSGYSDLAQGVALLMGFDIPDNFHAPYSALSLRDFWRRWHITFSLWLRDYLYISLGGNRKGRPRKYANLVTTMALGGLWHGAAYNFLIWGFIHGFGLVGNHLVVEYRASRAAARQAKGLAPAAPGPGAALWTGACWLVTFAYVCLAWVFFGAEDAGKAVDILARVAALDPSGAGFRPTCLVLVGVVLLVQVLDLSGKDYFRKGFEWLPFPLQGAVLGLAAACILKLGPDGVLPFIYFQF; via the coding sequence ATGAACATCACCAGTTTCGAATTCGCCTTGTTTTTCGCGGTCATTTTGCCGCTCAACTGGCTGCTGCGCCGTTTTGCCGGTCCGTATCGGCTGTTTTTGCTCATCTCCTCCTATGTCTTTTACGCCTCGTTCAACGCCAAGTTCCTGCTGATCCTGTTGGTGTTCAGCTTTCTGACCTGGTTTTTCGCCGTGGTCTTCGCCGAGACGAAGGACGTCCGTTTTCGCCGCTTCTGCCTGATCCTCTACGTGGCCTTCTCCCTGGGGATGCTGGTCTTCTTCAAATATTACGAGATGCTCTACATTTCGGCCGACTGGCTTTTCCGCACGCTCGCCGTGGCCAGCCCCGTGCCGCTGCTCGACGTCATCATGCCCATCGGCATCTCCTTTTTCACCTTCCAGGGCATGAGCTACGCCATCGACGTCTACCGCGACCCGGCCAAGGTGGAGCGCAGCCTGGTCGAGGTCTTCTGCTTCATCTCGTTTTTCCCGACCATCCTCTCCGGGCCGATCCTGCGGGCCGGCAATTTCCTGCCCCAGCTCAAAAAGGAGAAGGTCGAGCCCGTGGACTTCACCCGGGCCTTTTACCTGCTCACCCGGGGCTTGCTCAAAAAGATCATCATTTCGAGCTATCTGTCCGAGCATATCGTGCGCACCACCTTCGGCGCGCCCGAGGGGTTTTCCTCGGCCGCGGTGCTGGTCGGCGTACTGTCCTACGCCGCCCAGATCTACTGCGACTTCTCGGGCTATTCCGACCTGGCCCAGGGCGTGGCCCTGCTGATGGGCTTCGATATCCCCGACAACTTCCACGCCCCCTACAGCGCCCTGTCCCTGCGGGATTTCTGGCGACGCTGGCACATCACCTTCTCCCTTTGGCTGCGAGACTACCTCTACATTTCCCTGGGCGGCAACAGGAAAGGGCGGCCTCGCAAATACGCCAACCTCGTGACCACCATGGCCCTGGGCGGGCTGTGGCACGGGGCGGCCTACAATTTCCTGATCTGGGGCTTCATCCACGGCTTCGGCCTGGTGGGCAACCATCTGGTGGTGGAGTACCGGGCCTCCCGGGCCGCGGCCAGGCAGGCCAAGGGGCTGGCGCCGGCCGCGCCCGGCCCGGGCGCGGCGCTGTGGACCGGGGCGTGCTGGCTGGTCACCTTCGCCTATGTCTGCCTGGCCTGGGTCTTTTTCGGGGCCGAGGACGCGGGCAAGGCCGTGGACATCCTGGCCCGGGTGGCGGCCCTCGATCCGTCGGGCGCGGGATTTCGGCCGACCTGCCTGGTGCTGGTGGGCGTGGTGCTTTTGGTCCAGGTACTGGACCTGTCGGGCAAGGATTATTTCCGCAAGGGCTTCGAATGGCTTCCTTTTCCGCTTCAGGGCGCGGTCCTTGGCCTGGCGGCGGCGTGCATCCTCAAGCTCGGGCCGGACGGCGTGCTGCCGTTCATCTATTTCCAGTTCTAG
- a CDS encoding DUF459 domain-containing protein, with the protein MARAPAGQSRRRKPRNAMTNDHTPKRSRAARRLLAALAVAALLGAAQSPARADDDAPRARAAGLAREAAGAPPGDGHAVRRAVAPFAVRLAVDRQAVHPLSGPVAVREDRHLGGPGRPLRLIALAAPPPPAKPSREIAVKITTPPTPLAPAVPVPAAAPPAAVPGGSLLVTGDSLSLFLADALRPLLAGRPGVHFAAKGKVSSGLARPDFFNWEREMAAASTANRPDGVVIMIATNDNQTLTRPDGGKVAFGRPGWDAEYGRRVRRLVELARLGNPKARIYWIGAPVMADARLNADVASINAVIAREIAALPGCRFVDVRRTLADAGGHYAKALPAPGGPRPVRTADGVHLTPYGAKLLAHAALAAMSPTVASLEKP; encoded by the coding sequence ATGGCCCGAGCCCCGGCCGGACAGTCCCGCCGGCGCAAACCCCGAAACGCCATGACCAACGACCACACCCCGAAACGCTCCCGGGCCGCCCGCCGCCTCCTGGCGGCCCTGGCCGTGGCCGCCCTCCTGGGCGCGGCCCAGTCCCCGGCCCGGGCCGACGACGACGCCCCGCGCGCCCGAGCGGCCGGCCTCGCCCGCGAAGCTGCCGGCGCCCCCCCGGGCGACGGCCATGCCGTGCGCCGAGCCGTGGCGCCCTTCGCCGTGCGCCTGGCCGTGGACAGGCAGGCCGTCCACCCCTTGAGCGGCCCCGTGGCCGTGCGGGAGGACCGCCACCTGGGCGGCCCGGGGCGGCCCCTGCGCCTGATCGCCCTGGCCGCGCCCCCGCCGCCGGCCAAGCCCAGCCGGGAAATCGCCGTCAAGATCACGACACCGCCCACGCCTCTGGCGCCGGCCGTGCCCGTGCCAGCCGCCGCGCCGCCGGCCGCCGTCCCCGGCGGCAGCCTCCTCGTGACCGGCGATTCCCTGTCGCTGTTTTTGGCCGATGCCCTGCGCCCCTTGCTCGCCGGACGCCCGGGCGTGCACTTCGCCGCCAAGGGCAAGGTCTCCAGCGGCCTGGCCCGGCCCGACTTCTTCAACTGGGAACGCGAGATGGCCGCCGCCTCCACGGCCAACCGGCCCGACGGCGTGGTCATCATGATCGCCACCAACGACAACCAGACCCTGACCAGGCCCGACGGCGGCAAGGTCGCCTTCGGCCGCCCGGGCTGGGACGCCGAATACGGCCGGCGCGTGCGCCGGCTGGTGGAACTGGCCCGCCTGGGCAACCCCAAGGCCCGCATCTACTGGATCGGCGCGCCGGTCATGGCCGACGCCCGCCTCAATGCCGACGTGGCGAGCATCAACGCCGTCATCGCCAGGGAAATCGCCGCCCTGCCCGGCTGCCGCTTCGTGGACGTGCGCCGCACCCTGGCCGACGCCGGCGGCCACTACGCCAAGGCCCTGCCGGCTCCGGGCGGCCCGCGTCCGGTGCGCACCGCCGACGGCGTGCATCTGACGCCCTACGGCGCCAAACTGCTGGCCCACGCCGCCCTGGCCGCCATGAGCCCGACCGTGGCCAGCCTGGAAAAGCCCTGA
- the hslV gene encoding ATP-dependent protease subunit HslV translates to MQLRGTTILAVRTDAGVAVAGDGQVTLGQAVAMKHGARKVRRIYHDKVVIGFAGSTADAFTLFERFEAKLEEFSGNLVRASVELAKDWRKDKYLRRLEAMLVVADAANVLLLSGNGDVIEPDDGVAAIGSGGPYALAAARALLRHTEYTPREIVEKAMGIAAEICVYTNDRIVVETIDRA, encoded by the coding sequence ATGCAACTACGTGGAACGACGATATTGGCCGTGCGCACGGATGCGGGCGTGGCCGTGGCCGGCGACGGCCAGGTGACGCTCGGGCAGGCCGTGGCCATGAAGCACGGCGCGCGCAAGGTGCGCCGCATCTACCATGACAAGGTCGTGATCGGCTTTGCCGGCTCCACGGCCGATGCCTTCACCCTGTTCGAGCGCTTCGAGGCCAAGCTGGAGGAGTTCAGCGGCAACCTGGTGCGGGCCAGCGTGGAACTGGCCAAGGACTGGCGCAAGGACAAGTACCTGCGCCGCCTGGAGGCCATGCTGGTCGTGGCCGACGCGGCCAATGTGCTGCTTTTGTCCGGCAACGGCGACGTCATCGAGCCCGACGACGGCGTGGCCGCCATCGGTTCGGGCGGCCCCTACGCCCTGGCCGCCGCCCGGGCGCTTTTGCGCCACACCGAATACACCCCGCGCGAGATCGTGGAAAAAGCCATGGGCATCGCCGCGGAAATCTGCGTCTACACCAACGACCGCATCGTGGTGGAGACCATCGACCGCGCCTAG
- a CDS encoding ribonuclease H-like domain-containing protein yields MLTHTFVHLPGLGPSTERRLWAAGILTWDDFLSAQTPPLASVKAPMWREELIASKERLAAGDADYFGARLPPAESWRLFFDFRNHLACVDIETDGTPRNEVTAVSLYDGRDTVRTYAHGQNLQDFVSDILEKKVLVTFNGRCFDAPVLRSHLGASLPKAHIDLRNVLTAIGIKGGLKKCEVHYGVDRGDLTGADGYFAVVLWREYVKTADPALLETLLAYNAADVLALPVLLAHAINDLLDTTPFADQYRLPIPAPGENPHAPDPGVLRRLAWAFSRK; encoded by the coding sequence GTGCTTACCCATACCTTCGTGCATCTGCCCGGACTTGGCCCGTCCACGGAACGCCGCCTCTGGGCCGCCGGCATCCTGACCTGGGACGATTTTCTTTCCGCCCAAACGCCGCCTTTGGCTTCCGTCAAGGCGCCGATGTGGCGCGAGGAACTCATTGCCTCCAAGGAACGCCTGGCCGCCGGCGATGCCGACTACTTCGGCGCGCGCCTGCCACCGGCCGAGAGCTGGCGGCTTTTTTTCGATTTCAGGAACCACCTCGCCTGCGTGGACATCGAAACCGACGGTACGCCCCGAAACGAGGTCACGGCCGTGTCCCTCTACGACGGCCGCGACACCGTGCGCACCTACGCCCACGGCCAAAACCTCCAGGACTTCGTGAGCGACATCCTGGAGAAAAAGGTGCTGGTCACCTTCAACGGCCGCTGCTTCGACGCGCCGGTCCTGCGCTCCCACCTGGGCGCCAGCCTGCCCAAGGCCCACATCGACCTGCGCAACGTGCTCACGGCCATCGGCATCAAGGGCGGGCTGAAAAAATGCGAGGTCCACTACGGCGTGGACCGGGGCGACCTGACCGGCGCGGACGGCTACTTCGCCGTGGTGCTGTGGCGCGAATACGTGAAGACGGCCGACCCGGCGCTCCTGGAAACGCTGCTCGCCTACAATGCCGCCGACGTGCTGGCCCTGCCGGTGCTGTTGGCCCATGCCATCAACGACCTGCTCGACACGACGCCGTTCGCCGACCAGTACCGGCTGCCCATTCCCGCTCCGGGCGAGAATCCCCACGCGCCCGATCCCGGCGTCCTGCGCCGCCTGGCCTGGGCGTTTTCCCGGAAATAG